The Limanda limanda chromosome 13, fLimLim1.1, whole genome shotgun sequence region CAGCAGCCTGTCTGCTGATCTGCTGGAGATCAAATCCGTCCTCACAGTCCCTCAGGTGAACACAGTCGTCCACTCACATCACTCATTCAAAcctcagcttctgctctgatgcAATTAGAATTGTGTGCGTTATTAAtttcagttttcattttcagaacTTGCTGAAGGTTATGACAATATGTCCAAGGCAAGATTTGGTAAGTCTTGACATTTGTGACTGCAGATATTGGTTTTAACAGTGACCCTTGTTTATACTTGTGTATTAAATGTAGTTTAAGCCCTCTTTGAAAATCGATATATTAATTTTTCCTTCTTGTCGACAGAGAACTAAAGGTCTTAAGGTGTTCCAGCTGAGCATTGACAAATTTGACACTGAAGCCAAGTATAATTTTTTCCAGTAAGTGTCCACCGTTCCATCCTTTGAACTCATCAGTGaagtctctctctgttccaccCCTCAATATAAAGACTTTAACCGGTAATGTTATCTCAGGTACATGCTGAAGACCAGTAAACACTCAGGACTCGAAGGCTACATCATCAAAAACATCAAGAACCAGATCGAGTTTGCCCTGCAGGTGAGTTCGACCTCTTTAGATGTGATGGTGTCTGTTAGATTGGTTTGGTGCAGTAACTCTGAGCTAAACGTCAGTGTGGTCAGTCCCGGTgacgtctgtctctgtcctcagccGGGAAACAGTAACACCTGGTTTCAGGGGGCTCACCTGCTCCCTCTGCTGCGTAAGGTCCTCATTCTCCCAGACGGACCAGAGACCGACCTCCTGCAGTACCTGGACAggtcagcgcacacacacacacacacacacacacacacacacacacacacacacacacacacacacacacacacacacacacacacacacacacacacacacacacacacacacacacacacacacacacacacacacacacacacacacacacacacacacacacacacacacacacacacacacacacacacacacacacacacacacacacacacacacacacacacacacacacacacacacacacacacacacacacacacacacacacacacacacacacacacacacacacacacacacacacacacacacacacacacacacacacacacacacacacacacacacacacacacacacacacacacacacacacacacacacacacacacacacacacacacacacacacacacacacacacacacacacacacacacacacacacacacacacacacacacacacacacacacacacacacacacacacacacacacacacacacacactcctcatctGTTTTATAAACTGCATAGATGGATGGAGCCTGTCCCAGCATGCAATGGGCAAGAGGCGGCTGAAATAATAAGTGTTTGCTGATTTCACaaggaaaatgtcagagttAGTGTGTTTCTCTCCACTTCAAGAAAGTAAAAATGGAAGATAATGTTATTTGATAATGTGAATCACTGAAATGTGAACTGTACAATGTTTAATGAGCTACACACAACTCTAATGTTTCCATAATGCTCATGTTTTGAAGGATGTTGATCCAGAATGAAACAGCTGAGGATTCGGTTTTTGTTAACTTTCTTGCTCGTCTTATTCTCGTTGTTCTCTTCAGAGTCATGGAGTCTCTGAACCTGCTGCGTTACCTGGTCATAAGAGATAAAGTGACTGAGAACCAGGTGAGAACAAGAGACTGGATCTGTTTCACACCTGAGCCACAAATAGGGCTGATGGTTGATTTGCAGGATCTTAAGGTCATGGATGGATATCAGAATGGACCTGCTGGGCACAGAAACAGGGATCAGAACCTCTGTatgataacatttatttttgaaattaCTATAAAGAGATggaaaactaaaagaaaatagATTTAAATTGACAAAAAGATTGCAAGTCAACCAAGGGATGCAAAGAGACAAGTGTAGCTGGACAcagaacaaccacaaagagacttTTTCAGCCTTTCACATTTATTCACTAACATAATTATGATTCAAAGCGTGTATCAGCTCCAGGTCAATGGAGTCTTACATGAACTACTCTCATGATGATCCTTTGTTGTTGCAGACGGGGATCTGGACAGAACTGTACAAAATCGAGGACACGTTCATGAAGCCTCTGCGTGTTGGGGTGAACATGTCGAGAGCTCACTATGAGAGGGAGCTGATCACCACGAACCCCAAGAAGAACCGGGCCAAAGGTCAGACCTGTGTTTCCTCATTTATACTGATGATAATGTCTTTATCAGATCCACCTTTCTCAAACTACTCCTCAGCTTTTTCTTAAAAACTTAGACATACATGAGGACAGAAAATATTACTGCCTCATTTCATGGTCTTAAAAGTGGTATTTTTCCCACATATTCTGTCCTAAAACAAAATAACCTTGGTCATTGTTTTTCAATCCACCTGTACGAAATACACAACCAGCATAAATGAGAAATAATGTTCTTCTTGTCACGTTTTTTCCACAGATGAGTCGAAGTTCTCTTTGAGTGTTGGTGACGAGAAGCTGCCAAACATGACGTCAGAGTCCCAGATTCAGGTCAGCAACGGTTTCAGATATATCACATATATAAATAGCGTCCGATTGTGTTTGTACAGTTCTAATGTCACTGTGTCCTCTCAGGCTCTGCACTTGGCCCTGCACACGTTTGACATGATCGAGAGCGTGTTGGTGCGGATAGAGGAACTCGTCGATCCGGGGGGGAAATCTGTAGCGTCCTAGTTCAACTGCTACAACGTCCACCTGTCAACTCTCCTGTTGATTTTGTTTGACTTGTTTCAGAGTGTTAAACCAGTTGTCAGCAGGTCTGCTGGGTATTTCGAAATGTGACAGTGTTTCAAACTCTGTTtctaaaacaaaaaaggttttATTCCGTCTGTTATATGTATTCAAACTTTTGTATTCATGCAAAAAGGTTAAATAAACTTCTGTACTCTTTATTCTAAGTGGAACATTGTCTATGGTCTAAAGTGGAGATTTACTGTAATTCTGGAGATGGCAGCTCCAGCTCAATTTGGCATAAAGTGTTAACATTGATATTTAGTTggtaataaattaaatttactTAGTAGCAACTGCAAAGTTCTAAGTAAACAGAAGTGATATACACCTTAACAAGTAACGACTCTCCTAATTTATACATCAGTTTTTAGAGGTTTTGCAAACTTTGTTGCCATTGACAATTTCTATGCATCttgttttctatttcattgatccATTTCAATGTCTTTAGAAATTTGTAATAGACACATCTCAATCTCAAATGACAATCActatgtttgtctttattataaAAGGACAATGAGTCAGACTACAGTGTTCAGttgtataaataaacacatcattTTATTCACATGTATAAAATTCTGATGGACACTGAACACCTTCAAATTAAGACCCATTCATACCTAAGGACCACTCAGCTTATACAGTGGTCTTAGGCAGTAACAAGAGTAAACAACAAACTGACGATTCCCTTTACAAGACGAGAGACAAAGAATATTACATATCCGTTCCCTAAATTTAAAATTGTTCGTCCATTCATACAACAGCTTGTGTATTTCCTCCAGTCAATACTGAATCTTCTCAAGTCTCTCGTCTACACAGTAGCTGCCATGAATATAACTCATGCTAACTCTTAAATAAAAGCATGTGAACCCCGACGTCAAACCAGCATTAATATTTAATCTGTGTGGAGACATAAACAGATTAAACACGTCTCATTTAGTTAAGATAATATCTCCACACAaggattttaactttttttccaGTTGGTTTCACTCTCTTCTACATCTGACTCATATGCTGAAGTCCTGTTTCAGGTTCAAGTCTTTGAACAGCGGGTGCTGCAGTGCCTGTGCAGCTGTGATCCTGGTGGTGGGGTTCAGATCCATCAGCCGGTCCAGCAGGTTGTAGGCCTCGTCAGGGACTCTGTCCCAGCCTCGCTCACAGCGCTCCATGCTTGCTCCTTGGAGGGGTGTGACTTCATCCCCAGGTGATGTTCTCCGTCCTCTCAGCGTCTCACACAGGGTTCTGAGATCCTGCCTTGGTAGCTCCTTACTGCACACCACCGCCTTGCCTGTTTAAACCAAGAACAGTTTACAATCAATACAGTTCAGCTGAATTGTTGACTTAACTATGGAGATAAATTATGCTTCTGGATTAATCACAACAAAGAAGCAGAGGCCTATGTTTCTAACACTCACCAAACGACTTGGCAGCCTGGATGGTCTCCCTGGAGCCTCGGATGGTCATAATCTGAGTGAGAGCAATCAGGTCATCGCTGGCTTTGAAGAACGGGTAACGACCGCTGAGCAGCGAGAGCAGAATCACACCAGCTGACCACACGTCTATGGCTACAATGCAGAATGGATAAAAAGACAGGACAGGGTGTGACTATAAATATTAGTGAGAGTCAAATTCCTCCCCagtgaggggggaaaaaacgtTTGAATACTAAAAACATGAATACTTTTTCAATTTCCAGCTACAAAAGTAGTAGGAGTAGGAATGGGGACACGGGAAAAGTATTTACAAAATGTGTTATGTTGAGTTTACATATATCAATAATGGTTTGTGATACCGACCTGTCCCTTGGTTTGGACACTTTGTGAGGACTTCTGGTGCCCTGAAGCCTGGAGTTCCAGCCCTGGCTGCCACCTGCTGCTTCCTTCAGTCACAACAGGGACATTAATGGTCGGGAACAAGGATTTATACAGTTTTGAAGTTTTGAGAATTTCATTTTATAGTTTCCTGATGGCTCCTGTATAGCTGACAATGAAACTTGAAGTTGAACATAGTGTGGTTTGATATGTTAGTAGTTACCTGGACAGGCAGATGTTGCAGACGCGGTCGGTCAGGTAGCAGCTGCAGGTGAGGCCCAGCTGTACAGTCCTCTGAGGCTTCTGGGTCTGGCTCCTGACCGCCACGGGCCCACGGGTGGCAGGGGAGTACTTCCTGCTGGCAGGGTCCTCTGTTTTGATGGGTTTTACCagctaaacaaaaacaaaagtggaaAGTGAGATTTTATAGAGGAAAAATACATGACTAAAATGAGAAAAGCAGCAcctataaataaatgttgatcTTTAAACTGACATGTGATATGTAATAGACACTTTTTTGGGGCTAAATTACTAAAAAACTTTGTTGAATGAGTACTGTCGTGTTTGCTGTGATCCGTCCACTTCCATCAGCCGTTACTGAAAAGATCTTCAACATTTTTCTGGCACCTTGCTTACCTCTGTCATAATGGCAGCCTgtttggtggtggaggaggctggAAGGCAGCTGTTGAGGTTCTTCTCCCCGAAAACCGGCCGTTGCATTCTGCTCAGTCTTGGCAAatcctggagaaaaacaaacacggaTGCCAGAGTTtagcaaaaaacaacacatcagtgcAGAAACCGATCACAAACGAATGCAGATACTTCCATCCAGGAAACTCCTCAGCCCAATACCCAGTTCATTTTGATCATACAAACATACAGTACAATTATCCCCGTAGAGAACAAAGAAACGACTCAGAGAAGAGACCAGTAAATGTCCACCTTTGTGTGCTTTGTGCGAGATGTGGAGGTGGTGACGGTGGTGGTGACAGAACGTGCTTTTTTAACTAGTGCTCTCCGAGAGGCTGAAGAAGGTGTGGCAGTGGTagttgaagaagaggaggaggaggaaggtggcaGGGCCGTGGATTGCCTTTGCGGCACCGGTAGTGAGGTTGAGGCTGCGGTGTTTGCTGTGCTTTTGGGATGGAGTCTGAGTTGTGCTTTGCTCCGCTGTGTGGTGTCTTGTTTCCCCGTGGACCCTCCACCTTTCTGTGTTGGCCTCTGCCTCACCACCTTCAACAGCTCAATCTGTGTGTCCGCTGTTCCCTGAGCCAGGCCAAAGTCCACCAGAGCATACctacacatacaaatacacatttcatATGAATGTAATGTACTGTGTCAGTACTGCAAGACAGCTGACCCTGGAACCCCCATACATTCTATCCCACATCCTAACTAACCAGGGAACTCAACAATGTCCACATTAATGGATGAAATGCCAAATAAGTAACTTAAATAGACACAGTAGCTTGTAGAATCATCAGCACTTCCTTTAATTACATAGAGAAGTGCAACTACTCACATTTTGCTGTTCCTGTTGTAGAGGAAGTTATTTGGTTTGATGTCTCGGTGAATGATTCCAAACTGGTGGACGTGTTTCAGGGATTTCAACAGGTGATAGATGTACAGACGAACCTCTTCGAAGGTCAGTGAGCTGATGATGTCCTGATAAATACATTGGGATTGGATCAAAAGTTTCAATCTACATGACAAGAACTAACACGAATAATACCCGATTAAAGTTTGGTAGATTAACTACAGATTGTTCACATGCAAGAATCAGTATGTCACTGAAAAGTAGTCGCCATATGCTcgaacaaatatatatataccacaATAGCTTGATGCTCCATGTACGGCATGACAATCACTACATGGTCCTCCTTCCTGAAGCAGTAAGACGCCCCCATCACGTTATCTTTGcctctgaaaacagaaaaaggcaCAGTGAGATTACAGAGGCTATTTCTGAGACTTCTCCACAAGTGATGACGTCGATCTTTACCCGTCACTTCAAAAAATCCCAACAAAAACACGGATGATTGCAAATCCCTAGATTCAAATCAGTGTTCTCTCTGCTGCATCCGACCGAACCAGCAATTAAATACATTGACATGCTTGGGTTCTGCTGAATCATGCAACACTAGATAAATGAGGAAATCAAACCACAAACCAAATTGATGTGGCTTTAAGGAAAGTTGTAGTGGAgatatgtttttctgttttgttattgATTCTAATCACCAGTCTTTGTTCAGAGGAGCACAAATTATCTACATATTCTTGTTTAAATTTCACTAAATTTGGTATCAAGcatatttgtgaaaaaaaaacaatgattcaCTCACCCAGCAACCGTGAGACACTGAAGCTCAGCAGCAATGCGTGTAGGATGGCTGGTTGGAATGAGGTGCTTCAGAGCAAACCTCTCTTTCCTTCCGTCACGCATCTGAGCCTCACCCAGGTACACAGAGCTGAAGGTACCTGGTGCACAGATATATACAGGTCATATGAAACAAATCCAGTGGGCTTAGCAAGTGACTACGAATCTCTAACACAAGTTTTTATTCAGCAGACAATATATACATTCCAAAAGCATAGAAACAGTTATCTAGAGCATGTACCTTCTCCAATTTTGTCTACAATACGGAAAACCTTGGCCAGCTGAGGAACGGCTTTATAGAGGAACTCAATGTCCACCTCCACATCtcctgggaaaaaaaacacaaaatgtttacaTTCACTCATGCACAAGTTTCAGATAAGTCatgaacagtgtgtgttggtgtacAAGGGCAAACTTTACATGGATACCTTTGCAATAGGTCTTATTTTAAGAAAAGggttatttttatattctgaCTAACATCTGAACAAAGTGACAGCTTAAAAGTCTGGCAGTACATCTTGGACGTACAATATTTCTTTTTAACCTAATATTAGCCAAAATGTAAATATAGTGGAGTATCTATGatccaatgcaccttatctttTTTCGTCCTTATCACAGTTATGTCATAACGCGTCAAACTCACTTGGGACTTTGCTTTTCCTCTGAGCTCTGTCAGACTTGATGGTACATCCGTCTGTGCTGATGCCTCCAGTGCACACAGGAGACAGCTCCATCTTAAAGACATGGACACAAGCTTTAATGGGCTGGACATGTTTTTTTAGTGATTCTCATTTTTTCCTCAGCAAAGGACCTTCTTTGGGACAAGAAATACTTCCAAGGAGCCCATCGTGTACTTATTATATAACATAACGCATTCTTCCAAATTTCTTCAAAGTTATGTGAAAGAGCAACACATGAAGAACGTCTTAGAGagattaaatacatttccaCCTAGTCAACACACACGTATCAGAAcagttttaatgtatttattaatctGGAAACTTTTCATGGACCCCCTCATTTAAGAACAACTGGATTAGACTCCCCCTGTCACACTAGCTTTAAGAGGTAAAGCTAATTCTGAAGAACTGCACCCACTTCAAACCAGTGGTTATTTATTAGCAAGCTATCTGGTTGAACTGTCAGGCAGATTAAAATGTGAATACAGCTGATGCTAAACTAGCTAAGCGCTGTTTGTGTTGTCAATGCAACTGAGCTAGCATGTTGCTAGCTACCATCTGTCAAGCTAGCCGAGTACAGTCCGTGTGAAAACCAACAGGAACTCACCGCTTTAGCTGCTCGTAGTTTCTCAGAGGAGCATGTTATAGAAGCGCAATGTGGTCCAAAGATAATGATCCAGCCTGCAACACGACAAGTGGATCTGACTCCGTAAAACCACTTCAACAACTTCAACAAGCAGAGTTCAACACTGAAGCTTTTCCGCCAACAACAAACTCCGCGCTAAATGTGACGTCAGAGTCTCGCGTGATTGCAGCACAAGTCACATGGGATCATGTGATCTCAGACCggcctctttcttcttcttcctcttcttttgtgttttattggcgGTTGGAGGGTGGATCAGGATGTCTTATATAATCTATTGTTTTgactaaaatattaaaaaaacaattcacaATAATAGGATAAGATAATCAAGTAGAATTCCATAACACTGGCTTTATGAAGCTGctttattaaatcaaaatgtACTTTAATCTTGCCAGATTTTACAATTAGTTGCATTCTTTCTTCATCATCATATCTTCATATATCTGACAGTTTACAATGACATGATGAACTGTTTCCTCTTGCCCACAATAATCATATTGTGTCatgttttcctatttttttcAAAGTACTCTCTGGTCCTGTGTCTAAATCTGAGTTCTGATATTATTGCCCGTTTCATTTCTTCAACTTTCCTTTGAATTTGGTTAAACCATCAGGATGATGTTTTTCTTGTCTTCCTCCCATTGCTTCTGCCACCTTAGACCTCTGTTTGATGAAGCTCTTAGTCTGTGCTTTACTGAAGCTGCGCTACATGAGTGCAGCTAAAATGAGTATCTTTGGTAATATTAATGGTAATAGACTCATAACTGTAACAGATGTGTAGTTTTAATAACTTACCCACATTTATCAACTGTCACAAACATATttataacacaaaaaaacaagctGATTTACACATTGAGAATTGACAGACACTGCACTGTATCAACCAATAAATAGACtttattaaataaacacataaataaataaattacatcTGTAACAGTCGGAACTCACAGGAACAACTTTCGTAAATTACAACGTGAATGTATAATAACACGACTTTGAAACAGTCGGTTACTCagatgttaaataaaaacacaaacacttgctGATGAATTCATATCAGAGTTAGAGACATCAACGACTTCTAAAATATGCCATCAAATATCCCGATGTAAGCTTCCTCCTCTTGGCTGTTTATGCGGAGATGCAGTATGTagtgaaagagggaaagagtATTTATTAATTAGGTTAACTTCAATAAAAGTGAATTGCATTAAGATTAgtttcaatatttattaaagAATAAAATTAGTCCAAATAAAAGCCTGTACCTATTGTTGATAGATGAGCTGGTGCTGGTGTTGGCTGGGATTCTCACTGTTGAGAAGAAATCAAACCTTCTGGTCTCCGGGGCCGACTGCTTCTGTTTTGGGAGAGTTTCAGGTGTTTTTACTCGGATCTCTTCGCCGAAGATGCCTGGTCTCTGCTCACATAGGAGGAAAGAGGCAAATGTCATAAGTGCCAACTACCTCTGTCTTTTGTAGCCATCTAAAGGCAAAAGCATCACATTCACAGatctttgtaaacacacacactcaccttttTATTAAAGTCAAGAGTGACTCGATTCTGTGGCCTGACTGTGAGTAGTGACGGTCCTGGTTTTCTGATTTCATAACTTAGATTGGGCGAAAtcaatctgaaacacaaaaaactcTTAAATACTACATCAAACCTCTGGATCTCCTGAGATATTTTACATTATCGGATATTATTTCATTAGTCATGTATGAAGCAGAAAATAAGACTTCATAAGAGGAAACATGAGCATTATTTCCTGGCTTTACCTCAGTGGCGTCATGGCAGGGGTTGTACAGGGTTTGACTTGTGAGGGACTGAAGAAGAGTGGAGGTGCTGATGTAGCCCTGAAGCctaaacataaaatatatctACTAATATCAAAGTCATAACAATGGTGGTGGAATGATGTTGTAGTTTATTCTAAGATGATTAAAACATATTATGTTGACATATAAATCAGATGTAAATATAGCTGAAAAATACACGAACCAAgtgtcattatcattattatcacatCTCCTGAGATAATGAAACTGGGACTTTACCTGACGTGTTGCACTCAACAGACTGCTGGGTTTGAGGTTTAGCTTTAGTTGTGCACGAAGCAAATGACGTCTCGCTGGCATGCACCAAGTGCTCATCATCAAAGTCGCCCCAGTCGTCCCATTCATTTCCGAGGTCAAAGGTGACAGTTGGTATTTGTGCGGATAAAGCGGTTTCACAGTATGAGCCTTGGCTTGTTACCGCAGTGGGCCTCCCAGAATGAGCTGAGGTGGTTGTATTGGTCCGGTTTAGATGCAGTCCAGTGTTTTGACTCCAAACACTTGTTCCTGGGTTCTTCCACACTGAGGAAGCTGCACACAGACGACAACACCatcatttgtttctgtgctTTTGATCTTTGtgtcagatttgttttgtttcgtaAATATCACATTGGTGCTTGCccaacatacatttttttaataaccaAGTTCTTCAAAGATGTCAGTGGTATACGATTATCCTGGGCAAATGATAAATACTAAATACTGATTAAAAAACTGTGTTGACAGATTGTGcaaaattgttattttcatacaaacaaataactgtatagaataaataaatacataaacacatttatcattttGCCCAAAACTTCCACATAACCATTAACACTTTGTACTGTAATGCTATAAACTGACTATCTGGTCTTCTAGACAGCCTGTGATTTCACTTATTGTCAGTATAATATTAACACCCTAAGACTTATCATCTTATTCAAATGCACTCTCTTCATTATTGCATCCATGGAGGCTCTGGCCCCCAAAGATAAAAGTCTGCAGCCAAAGAACCTTTTCCATTAGCCACATATCCTTTAATCAATGTCTGTATCTGTTCTTCTGATAATACTGAACTGTACTGTGAATGTAAATTATATGATTTACTGCTAATAAACTGAAATGAAGCTGGAAATCTAAACCTCTGTAGTATGCACTGATAAGTGACTGGCAGCATGTGAAGTAAATGAGATTTGTAGTTAATGAGCTACAGTAGTCTACTACAGGGTTTGAGTGAATTGTTTTTGCTACGATACCTTGATGGTGGGTATGAGAGGCAGCGGGGGTTCGGACTGTCTCTGCCATCGTCTCGTACATGTCCCCAGCGTAGTCGTTATAATCTgagtaggagagagagagaatgacagagaggcagagaaacacactgtcACAGAACATGCAACGATTCCATGATGGAATCAATGGAAAGGTGTAGAGTTCAGAGTCATCGTCTTTATGTCATGTACCACTGTCAAAATCGTCCAGATGAATCGTGTCTGTGAGTTCAGTGCAGTCTTCTCCTGTCAGATCCACGGTCTCAGTGTGAGGTCTCACTGAGGCTCCATAGTCATTTACTCCATACCTTCACATCACAATATTTTGAAACAATTTATCATCAGTCCAAATTGGTCTCACACATTTTACTGTCACACTTTTCTAGAATTTAAATTGCAGCAATTGTGTTGGGACCCATTC contains the following coding sequences:
- the cdc7 gene encoding cell division cycle 7-related protein kinase, whose protein sequence is MELSPVCTGGISTDGCTIKSDRAQRKSKVPRDVEVDIEFLYKAVPQLAKVFRIVDKIGEGTFSSVYLGEAQMRDGRKERFALKHLIPTSHPTRIAAELQCLTVAGGKDNVMGASYCFRKEDHVVIVMPYMEHQAIVDIISSLTFEEVRLYIYHLLKSLKHVHQFGIIHRDIKPNNFLYNRNSKMYALVDFGLAQGTADTQIELLKVVRQRPTQKGGGSTGKQDTTQRSKAQLRLHPKSTANTAASTSLPVPQRQSTALPPSSSSSSSTTTATPSSASRRALVKKARSVTTTVTTSTSRTKHTKDLPRLSRMQRPVFGEKNLNSCLPASSTTKQAAIMTELVKPIKTEDPASRKYSPATRGPVAVRSQTQKPQRTVQLGLTCSCYLTDRVCNICLSRKQQVAARAGTPGFRAPEVLTKCPNQGTAIDVWSAGVILLSLLSGRYPFFKASDDLIALTQIMTIRGSRETIQAAKSFGKAVVCSKELPRQDLRTLCETLRGRRTSPGDEVTPLQGASMERCERGWDRVPDEAYNLLDRLMDLNPTTRITAAQALQHPLFKDLNLKQDFSI